From the Malus domestica chromosome 17, GDT2T_hap1 genome, one window contains:
- the LOC139193808 gene encoding phosphoglucan phosphatase LSF1, chloroplastic-like isoform X2, with protein MATLQLPSCRAHGRSSPPPLISASSSSSAFWGGQVAFINGRRSSAEKLRYKGGGAVRVLAMSGGSSSSSFKMNLNEYMVTLDKPLGIRFALSVDGRIFVHALKKGGNAEKSRIVMVGDTLKKAGDLSAGRLAEASDFVDTQKMLKEKTGSISLVLERPFSPFPIQQLLLMNDLDNLFNRGRVPFATWNKAVLASSLQSSPGTGGNSGFVTFSSKFLKPQGWNYLNGQNGRIQSQMQNNTVAQPLSQLACIYAEEESGDGEWAHGNFPLDEYVKALDRSKGELYYNHALGMRYSKITEHIYVGSCIQTEDDVAALKNVAGVTAILNFQSGTETENWGINSNAINESCQKFGILMINYPIREGDSFDLRKKLPFCVGLLLRLLKKNHCVFVTCTTGFDRSPTCVIAYLHWMTDTSLHAAYNFVTGLHLCRPDRPAIAWATWDLIAMVENGKHEGPPTHAVIFVWNGQEGEDVTLVGDFTANWKEPIRANYKGGSRWEAEIRLSQGKYYYKFIVNGNWRHSTSSPSERDKSGNVNNIIIIGDTASVRPSVQQPQK; from the exons GCTTTCATCAACGGCCGCCGTTCATCGGCGGAGAAGCTCCGGTACAAAGGTGGCGGAGCGGTTAGGGTTCTGGCGATGTCGGGCGGTTCGTCTTCGTCGTCGTTCAAGATGAACTTGAACGAGTACATGGTCACTCTCGACAAACCGCTCGGGATTCGATTCGCGCTCTCCGTCGACGGCCGAATCTTCGTCCACGCCCTCAAGAAAGGG GGGAATGCGGAGAAGTCCAGGATAGTAATGGTGGGCGACACATTGAAAAAGGCCGGCGATTTGTCCGCCGGCAGGCTTGCTGAAGCAAGCGACTTTGTTGATACCCA GAAGATGCTGAAGGAGAAAACGGGATCTATTAGCCTGGTTCTTGAGAGACCCTTCTCTCCTTTTCCAATTCAGCAACTGCTTCTTATGAATGATCTCGATAATCTGTTTAATAGAGGTCGAGTTCCTTTTGCAACTTGGAACAAGGCTGTGCTGGCTTCCAGTTTGCAATCATCTCCAGGAACCGGTGGGAACTCTGGCTTTGTTACGTTCTCCTCAAAGTTTCTGAAACCGCAAGGATGGAATTATTTGAATGGCCAAAATGGTCGCATTCAATCACAAATGCAGAATAATACTGTTGCCCAACCCCTGAGCCAACTTGCTTGTATTTACGCTGAAGAGGAGTCCGGCGATGGAGAATGGGCTCATGGGAACTTCCCACTGGATGAATATGTTAAGGCATTGGATCGCTCTAAAGGCGAACTATACTATAACCACGCTCTTGGTATGCGCTACAGTAAG ATTACTGAACACATATACGTTGGATCATGCATACAAACAGAAGATGATGTGGCGGCACTGAAAAATGTGGCG GGAGTTACTGCTATACTGAATTTCCAAAGTGGAACTGAGACAGAAAATTGGGGAATAAATTCCAATGCAATAAATGAGTCATGCCAAAAGTTCGGTATTCTGATGATTAACTATCCAATAAG GGAGGGAGATTCTTTTGATTTGAGGAAGAAACTACCATTCTGTGTTGGGTTATTATTACGCTTATTAAAGAAGAATCATTGTGTTTTTGTTACTTGTACAACTGGTTTTGATCGGTCTCCTACTTGCGTAATAGCATACCTGCACTGGATGACAGATACTTCCCTTCATGCAGCTTATAATTTTGTCACTGGGTTGCATTTATGCAGGCCTGACAG ACCGGCAATTGCTTGGGCGACATGGGATCTTATAGCCATGGTGGAAAACGGGAAACATGAAGGACCTCCAACACATGCTGTGATATTTGTATGGAATGGGCAAGAG GGGGAGGACGTAACCTTAGTTGGAGATTTCACCGCGAACTGGAAAGAACCAATTCGGGCAAATTACAAAGGGGGATCACGATGGGAAGCAGAAATCAGACTTTCACAAGGAAA GTATTACTACAAGTTCATTGTTAATGGGAATTGGCGGCATTCAACATCCTCCCCATCTGAAAGGGATAAAAGTGGAAATGTCAACAATATAATCATCATTGGCGATACTGCCAGCGTGAGGCCTTCTGTTCAACAACCGCAAAAG TAA
- the LOC139193808 gene encoding phosphoglucan phosphatase LSF1, chloroplastic-like isoform X1, translating into MATLQLPSCRAHGRSSPPPLISASSSSSAFWGGQVAFINGRRSSAEKLRYKGGGAVRVLAMSGGSSSSSFKMNLNEYMVTLDKPLGIRFALSVDGRIFVHALKKGGNAEKSRIVMVGDTLKKAGDLSAGRLAEASDFVDTQKMLKEKTGSISLVLERPFSPFPIQQLLLMNDLDNLFNRGRVPFATWNKAVLASSLQSSPGTGGNSGFVTFSSKFLKPQGWNYLNGQNGRIQSQMQNNTVAQPLSQLACIYAEEESGDGEWAHGNFPLDEYVKALDRSKGELYYNHALGMRYSKITEHIYVGSCIQTEDDVAALKNVAGVTAILNFQSGTETENWGINSNAINESCQKFGILMINYPIREGDSFDLRKKLPFCVGLLLRLLKKNHCVFVTCTTGFDRSPTCVIAYLHWMTDTSLHAAYNFVTGLHLCRPDRPAIAWATWDLIAMVENGKHEGPPTHAVIFVWNGQEGEDVTLVGDFTANWKEPIRANYKGGSRWEAEIRLSQGKYYYKFIVNGNWRHSTSSPSERDKSGNVNNIIIIGDTASVRPSVQQPQKDVNIVKVIERPLTENERFMLAKAARCVSFSICPIRLAPK; encoded by the exons GCTTTCATCAACGGCCGCCGTTCATCGGCGGAGAAGCTCCGGTACAAAGGTGGCGGAGCGGTTAGGGTTCTGGCGATGTCGGGCGGTTCGTCTTCGTCGTCGTTCAAGATGAACTTGAACGAGTACATGGTCACTCTCGACAAACCGCTCGGGATTCGATTCGCGCTCTCCGTCGACGGCCGAATCTTCGTCCACGCCCTCAAGAAAGGG GGGAATGCGGAGAAGTCCAGGATAGTAATGGTGGGCGACACATTGAAAAAGGCCGGCGATTTGTCCGCCGGCAGGCTTGCTGAAGCAAGCGACTTTGTTGATACCCA GAAGATGCTGAAGGAGAAAACGGGATCTATTAGCCTGGTTCTTGAGAGACCCTTCTCTCCTTTTCCAATTCAGCAACTGCTTCTTATGAATGATCTCGATAATCTGTTTAATAGAGGTCGAGTTCCTTTTGCAACTTGGAACAAGGCTGTGCTGGCTTCCAGTTTGCAATCATCTCCAGGAACCGGTGGGAACTCTGGCTTTGTTACGTTCTCCTCAAAGTTTCTGAAACCGCAAGGATGGAATTATTTGAATGGCCAAAATGGTCGCATTCAATCACAAATGCAGAATAATACTGTTGCCCAACCCCTGAGCCAACTTGCTTGTATTTACGCTGAAGAGGAGTCCGGCGATGGAGAATGGGCTCATGGGAACTTCCCACTGGATGAATATGTTAAGGCATTGGATCGCTCTAAAGGCGAACTATACTATAACCACGCTCTTGGTATGCGCTACAGTAAG ATTACTGAACACATATACGTTGGATCATGCATACAAACAGAAGATGATGTGGCGGCACTGAAAAATGTGGCG GGAGTTACTGCTATACTGAATTTCCAAAGTGGAACTGAGACAGAAAATTGGGGAATAAATTCCAATGCAATAAATGAGTCATGCCAAAAGTTCGGTATTCTGATGATTAACTATCCAATAAG GGAGGGAGATTCTTTTGATTTGAGGAAGAAACTACCATTCTGTGTTGGGTTATTATTACGCTTATTAAAGAAGAATCATTGTGTTTTTGTTACTTGTACAACTGGTTTTGATCGGTCTCCTACTTGCGTAATAGCATACCTGCACTGGATGACAGATACTTCCCTTCATGCAGCTTATAATTTTGTCACTGGGTTGCATTTATGCAGGCCTGACAG ACCGGCAATTGCTTGGGCGACATGGGATCTTATAGCCATGGTGGAAAACGGGAAACATGAAGGACCTCCAACACATGCTGTGATATTTGTATGGAATGGGCAAGAG GGGGAGGACGTAACCTTAGTTGGAGATTTCACCGCGAACTGGAAAGAACCAATTCGGGCAAATTACAAAGGGGGATCACGATGGGAAGCAGAAATCAGACTTTCACAAGGAAA GTATTACTACAAGTTCATTGTTAATGGGAATTGGCGGCATTCAACATCCTCCCCATCTGAAAGGGATAAAAGTGGAAATGTCAACAATATAATCATCATTGGCGATACTGCCAGCGTGAGGCCTTCTGTTCAACAACCGCAAAAG GATGTGAATATTGTGAAGGTGATTGAGAGGCCATTGACAGAAAACGAGCGCTTCATGCTGGCAAAAGCAGCTCGTTGCGTTTCGTTCTCGATATGCCCGATTAGACTAGCTCCAAAGTAG
- the LOC139193808 gene encoding phosphoglucan phosphatase LSF1, chloroplastic-like isoform X3, whose amino-acid sequence MLKEKTGSISLVLERPFSPFPIQQLLLMNDLDNLFNRGRVPFATWNKAVLASSLQSSPGTGGNSGFVTFSSKFLKPQGWNYLNGQNGRIQSQMQNNTVAQPLSQLACIYAEEESGDGEWAHGNFPLDEYVKALDRSKGELYYNHALGMRYSKITEHIYVGSCIQTEDDVAALKNVAGVTAILNFQSGTETENWGINSNAINESCQKFGILMINYPIREGDSFDLRKKLPFCVGLLLRLLKKNHCVFVTCTTGFDRSPTCVIAYLHWMTDTSLHAAYNFVTGLHLCRPDRPAIAWATWDLIAMVENGKHEGPPTHAVIFVWNGQEGEDVTLVGDFTANWKEPIRANYKGGSRWEAEIRLSQGKYYYKFIVNGNWRHSTSSPSERDKSGNVNNIIIIGDTASVRPSVQQPQKDVNIVKVIERPLTENERFMLAKAARCVSFSICPIRLAPK is encoded by the exons ATGCTGAAGGAGAAAACGGGATCTATTAGCCTGGTTCTTGAGAGACCCTTCTCTCCTTTTCCAATTCAGCAACTGCTTCTTATGAATGATCTCGATAATCTGTTTAATAGAGGTCGAGTTCCTTTTGCAACTTGGAACAAGGCTGTGCTGGCTTCCAGTTTGCAATCATCTCCAGGAACCGGTGGGAACTCTGGCTTTGTTACGTTCTCCTCAAAGTTTCTGAAACCGCAAGGATGGAATTATTTGAATGGCCAAAATGGTCGCATTCAATCACAAATGCAGAATAATACTGTTGCCCAACCCCTGAGCCAACTTGCTTGTATTTACGCTGAAGAGGAGTCCGGCGATGGAGAATGGGCTCATGGGAACTTCCCACTGGATGAATATGTTAAGGCATTGGATCGCTCTAAAGGCGAACTATACTATAACCACGCTCTTGGTATGCGCTACAGTAAG ATTACTGAACACATATACGTTGGATCATGCATACAAACAGAAGATGATGTGGCGGCACTGAAAAATGTGGCG GGAGTTACTGCTATACTGAATTTCCAAAGTGGAACTGAGACAGAAAATTGGGGAATAAATTCCAATGCAATAAATGAGTCATGCCAAAAGTTCGGTATTCTGATGATTAACTATCCAATAAG GGAGGGAGATTCTTTTGATTTGAGGAAGAAACTACCATTCTGTGTTGGGTTATTATTACGCTTATTAAAGAAGAATCATTGTGTTTTTGTTACTTGTACAACTGGTTTTGATCGGTCTCCTACTTGCGTAATAGCATACCTGCACTGGATGACAGATACTTCCCTTCATGCAGCTTATAATTTTGTCACTGGGTTGCATTTATGCAGGCCTGACAG ACCGGCAATTGCTTGGGCGACATGGGATCTTATAGCCATGGTGGAAAACGGGAAACATGAAGGACCTCCAACACATGCTGTGATATTTGTATGGAATGGGCAAGAG GGGGAGGACGTAACCTTAGTTGGAGATTTCACCGCGAACTGGAAAGAACCAATTCGGGCAAATTACAAAGGGGGATCACGATGGGAAGCAGAAATCAGACTTTCACAAGGAAA GTATTACTACAAGTTCATTGTTAATGGGAATTGGCGGCATTCAACATCCTCCCCATCTGAAAGGGATAAAAGTGGAAATGTCAACAATATAATCATCATTGGCGATACTGCCAGCGTGAGGCCTTCTGTTCAACAACCGCAAAAG GATGTGAATATTGTGAAGGTGATTGAGAGGCCATTGACAGAAAACGAGCGCTTCATGCTGGCAAAAGCAGCTCGTTGCGTTTCGTTCTCGATATGCCCGATTAGACTAGCTCCAAAGTAG
- the LOC103425818 gene encoding carbonic anhydrase, chloroplastic-like isoform X2 yields MGMKKEEMAKEYEEAIASLQKLLSEKEELRAEAAAKVEQVTAQLATAEANGATKPYDAAERLKSGFIYFKKEKYDKNPALYGELAKGQWPKFMLFACSDSRVCPSHVLDMQPGEAFVVRTVANLVPPYDKTKYAGTGAAVEYAVLHLKVSYIVVIGHSACGGIKALLSIPEDGSTLGTDFIEDWIGIASPAGKKVKADHGADAPFADLCGHCEKEAVNVSIGNLLSYPFVREGLLKKTLAIKGGYYDFVNGRFELWDVDFSLNPIFSV; encoded by the exons ATGGGCATGAAG AAGGAAGAAATGGCAAAGGAGTACGAAGAGGCCATTGCATCTCTCCAGAAACTTCTCAGTGAGAAGGAGGAGCTGAGGGCTGAAGCGGCTGCTAAAGTGGAGCAGGTAACAGCTCAGCTGGCGACGGCCGAGGCCAACGGCGCCACCAAGCCTTATGATGCCGCCGAGAGGCTCAAGAGCGGCTTCATTTACTTCAAGAAAGAGAAATACGA CAAGAATCCGGCTCTTTACGGTGAACTTGCCAAAGGACAATGGCCCAAGTTTATGCTGTTTGCATGCTCGGATTCTCGAGTCTGTCCTTCACATGTTCTGGATATGCAGCCAGGAGAGGCTTTTGTTGTCCGCACAGTTGCTAACTTGGTCCCACCCTATGATAAG ACTAAATACGCTGGAACTGGGGCGGCCGTTGAGTATGCTGTCTTGCATCTCAAG GTTTCATACATAGTGGTGATTGGGCACAGCGCCTGTGGAGGAATCAAGGCGCTCTTGTCGATTCCAGAAGATGGGTCTACCCTTGGCAC TGACTTCATAGAAGACTGGATTGGTATCGCATCGCCGGCAGGGAAGAAGGTGAAGGCAGATCATGGTGCCGATGCTCCTTTCGCTGATCTCTGCGGCCACTGTGAAAAG GAGGCGGTGAATGTATCGATCGGAAACCTGCTGAGCTATCCGTTTGTGAGAGAGGGTTTGCTGAagaaaaccctagcaatcaagGGAGGATACTATGACTTTGTCAACGGACGTTTCGAGCTCTGGGATGTTGATTTCAGCCTCAACCCCATCTTCTCCGTATGA
- the LOC103425818 gene encoding carbonic anhydrase 2-like isoform X1, with amino-acid sequence MSSASSVKSFNLTSSTSSALSPATSRKPSCISARISTSSSSPCRAPPPNLIQNKPVTSVPAITRKEEMAKEYEEAIASLQKLLSEKEELRAEAAAKVEQVTAQLATAEANGATKPYDAAERLKSGFIYFKKEKYDKNPALYGELAKGQWPKFMLFACSDSRVCPSHVLDMQPGEAFVVRTVANLVPPYDKTKYAGTGAAVEYAVLHLKVSYIVVIGHSACGGIKALLSIPEDGSTLGTDFIEDWIGIASPAGKKVKADHGADAPFADLCGHCEKEAVNVSIGNLLSYPFVREGLLKKTLAIKGGYYDFVNGRFELWDVDFSLNPIFSV; translated from the exons ATGTCTTCAGCTTCGTCAGTTAAGAGTTTTAACCTcacctcctccacctcctccgccCTCTCTCCCGCTACCAGCAGGAAACCTAGTTGTATTTCTGCCAGGATCagcacttcttcttcttctccttgtagaGCTCCTCCCCCTAACCTCATCCAAAACAAGCCTGTTACCTCCGTTCCTGCTATCACTCGG AAGGAAGAAATGGCAAAGGAGTACGAAGAGGCCATTGCATCTCTCCAGAAACTTCTCAGTGAGAAGGAGGAGCTGAGGGCTGAAGCGGCTGCTAAAGTGGAGCAGGTAACAGCTCAGCTGGCGACGGCCGAGGCCAACGGCGCCACCAAGCCTTATGATGCCGCCGAGAGGCTCAAGAGCGGCTTCATTTACTTCAAGAAAGAGAAATACGA CAAGAATCCGGCTCTTTACGGTGAACTTGCCAAAGGACAATGGCCCAAGTTTATGCTGTTTGCATGCTCGGATTCTCGAGTCTGTCCTTCACATGTTCTGGATATGCAGCCAGGAGAGGCTTTTGTTGTCCGCACAGTTGCTAACTTGGTCCCACCCTATGATAAG ACTAAATACGCTGGAACTGGGGCGGCCGTTGAGTATGCTGTCTTGCATCTCAAG GTTTCATACATAGTGGTGATTGGGCACAGCGCCTGTGGAGGAATCAAGGCGCTCTTGTCGATTCCAGAAGATGGGTCTACCCTTGGCAC TGACTTCATAGAAGACTGGATTGGTATCGCATCGCCGGCAGGGAAGAAGGTGAAGGCAGATCATGGTGCCGATGCTCCTTTCGCTGATCTCTGCGGCCACTGTGAAAAG GAGGCGGTGAATGTATCGATCGGAAACCTGCTGAGCTATCCGTTTGTGAGAGAGGGTTTGCTGAagaaaaccctagcaatcaagGGAGGATACTATGACTTTGTCAACGGACGTTTCGAGCTCTGGGATGTTGATTTCAGCCTCAACCCCATCTTCTCCGTATGA
- the LOC103425818 gene encoding carbonic anhydrase, chloroplastic-like isoform X3, protein MAKEYEEAIASLQKLLSEKEELRAEAAAKVEQVTAQLATAEANGATKPYDAAERLKSGFIYFKKEKYDKNPALYGELAKGQWPKFMLFACSDSRVCPSHVLDMQPGEAFVVRTVANLVPPYDKTKYAGTGAAVEYAVLHLKVSYIVVIGHSACGGIKALLSIPEDGSTLGTDFIEDWIGIASPAGKKVKADHGADAPFADLCGHCEKEAVNVSIGNLLSYPFVREGLLKKTLAIKGGYYDFVNGRFELWDVDFSLNPIFSV, encoded by the exons ATGGCAAAGGAGTACGAAGAGGCCATTGCATCTCTCCAGAAACTTCTCAGTGAGAAGGAGGAGCTGAGGGCTGAAGCGGCTGCTAAAGTGGAGCAGGTAACAGCTCAGCTGGCGACGGCCGAGGCCAACGGCGCCACCAAGCCTTATGATGCCGCCGAGAGGCTCAAGAGCGGCTTCATTTACTTCAAGAAAGAGAAATACGA CAAGAATCCGGCTCTTTACGGTGAACTTGCCAAAGGACAATGGCCCAAGTTTATGCTGTTTGCATGCTCGGATTCTCGAGTCTGTCCTTCACATGTTCTGGATATGCAGCCAGGAGAGGCTTTTGTTGTCCGCACAGTTGCTAACTTGGTCCCACCCTATGATAAG ACTAAATACGCTGGAACTGGGGCGGCCGTTGAGTATGCTGTCTTGCATCTCAAG GTTTCATACATAGTGGTGATTGGGCACAGCGCCTGTGGAGGAATCAAGGCGCTCTTGTCGATTCCAGAAGATGGGTCTACCCTTGGCAC TGACTTCATAGAAGACTGGATTGGTATCGCATCGCCGGCAGGGAAGAAGGTGAAGGCAGATCATGGTGCCGATGCTCCTTTCGCTGATCTCTGCGGCCACTGTGAAAAG GAGGCGGTGAATGTATCGATCGGAAACCTGCTGAGCTATCCGTTTGTGAGAGAGGGTTTGCTGAagaaaaccctagcaatcaagGGAGGATACTATGACTTTGTCAACGGACGTTTCGAGCTCTGGGATGTTGATTTCAGCCTCAACCCCATCTTCTCCGTATGA
- the LOC103404572 gene encoding protease Do-like 1, chloroplastic, translating into MAASSSLISTHFHSFSPLSRSPNRKFLPFPLSKPFSRQKPAASASPILSLLPDKTQKRSLIPQQKAFCPPCLHKLLLATRNPFSSVVESLLIVCASAVLSLSLFIADVDPASAFVVTPPKKLQSDELATVQLFQENTPSVVYITNLAARQDAFTLDVFEVPQGSGSGFVWDTDGHIVTNYHVIRGASDLRVTLADQSTYDAKVVGFDQDKDVAVLRVDAPKEKLRPIPIGQSADLLVGQKVFAIGNPFGLDHTLTTGVISGLRREISSAATGRPIQDVIQTDAAINPGNSGGPLLDSTGRLIGINTAIYSPSGASSGVGFSIPVDTVSGIVDQLVKFGKVTRPILGIKFAPDQSVEQLGVSGVLVLDAPANGPAGKAGLLPTKRDTYGRLILGDIITSVNGKKVSNGSDLYRILDQCEVGDKVIVEVLRGDHKEKIPVVLEPKADET; encoded by the exons atggctgcttcttcttcattgaTTTCCACACACTTCCACTCTTTTTCTCCACTTTCTCGCTCCCCAAACAGAAAGTTCCTTCCTTTCCCGCTCTCCAAACCCTTCTCCCGCCAAAAACCCGCCGCCTCAGCCTCCCCCATCCTCTCCCTCCTCCCCGACAAAACCCAGAAGCGGTCTCTGATCCCGCAGCAAAAGGCCTTCTGTCCGCCGTGCCTCCACAAGCTTCTGCTCGCCACCAGGAACCCGTTCTCCTCGGTCGTCGAATCTCTCCTCATTGTTTGCGCTTCGGCGGTTCTGTCGCTTTCCCTGTTCATCGCCGATGTGGATCCGGCATCGGCTTTCGTCGTCACTCCGCCGAAGAAGCTGCAGTCCGATGAGCTCGCCACGGTTCAGCTCTTTCAGGAGAACACTCCCTCTGTTGTTTACATCACCAATCTTGCAGCCAG GCAGGATGCGTTTACTCTGGACGTGTTTGAGGTACCGCAGGGGTCTGGGTCAGGCTTCGTGTGGGATACAGACGGCCACATTGTCACCAATTACCACGTGATTCGTGGTGCTTCCGATCTCAG GGTCACACTTGCTGATCAGTCTACTTATGATGCAAAAGTTGTTGGATTTGACCAAGACAAGGATGTTGCTGTTCTACGTGTTGATGCCCCCAAAGAGAAACTAAGGCCCATACCAATTGGTCAATCTGCAGACTTGCTTGTTGGTCAGAAAGTGTTTGCTATCGGTAATCCT TTTGGGCTTGACCATACTCTTACCACTGGCGTTATCAG TGGGCTTCGTAGAGAAATTAGTTCTGCTGCTACTGGCCGTCCAATTCAAGACGTTATACAGACAGATGCAGCCATTAATCCTGGTAACAGTGGGGGGCCACTTCTAGATAGTACAGGAAGGCTTATCGGGATAAACACAGCTATATATTCTCCATCCGGTGCATCATCCGGTGTTGGATTTTCAATTCCAGTTGACACG GTAAGTGGTATTGTTGACCAATTGGTCAAATTTGGGAAGGTCACTAGACCCATTTTAGGGATTAAGTTTGCACCTGATCAGTCTGTTGAACAGTTGGGGGTTAGTGGAGTGCTCGTCTTAGACGCACCAGCTAACGGTCCAGCTGGCAAAGCG GGACTGCTACCAACCAAGCGTGACACATATGGTAGACTCATATTGGGTGACATTATAACATCTGTGAATGGAAAAAAGGTCAGCAATGGCAGCGACTTGTATAGAATTCTCGATCAGTGTGAAGTGGGTGATAAG GTGATTGTGGAGGTGTTGCGTGGTGATCATAAGGAGAAAATCCCTGTTGTACTTGAACCAAAGGCCGACGAGACATGA
- the LOC103404336 gene encoding uncharacterized protein, whose translation MGNLLDKEPPPPMVLVPPLFDYPPLAARTRMLESSYDLLFGKLALKCLFDDYFEQARHFSTMIMLKPIDDPHVDLVATVAGPLDHKPEENIIGNAFFRWQSDVDDPHTFMDLFVSNADPVLQMRACAYYPRYGLGAFGIFPMLLKKRITSEDFGVMGLRYGSSNLSVGATVMPFSLKDDCPRRAWLVSKMGRLTAGVQYEPEYGSKDTQKYKNLKNWSAAIGYGVGSSSPLSPSFNFGLELSRSSQFIASFYQHVVVQRRVKNPLEENEVVGITNYIDFGFELQTRVDDIKSSSDVPESNDVPESSNVPKSSNGPNAPDSTFQVAASWQANKNFMLKGKVGPLSSSIALAFKSWWKPSFTFSVSATRNHVVGETGYGFGLRVENLRQASYQRADPNFVMLTPNKEHLAEGIVWKVGKRPMLQSDINAGNFDGIPKELRPLGKIL comes from the exons ATGGGAAACTTGCTGGACAAGGAGCCACCGCCGCCGATGGTGCTCGTACCGCCGCTTTTCGACTACCCTCCTCTCGCCGCCCGCACCAG GATGTTGGAGTCGTCGTATGACTTGTTGTTTGGGAAGCTTGCTTTGAAATGTCTGTTTGACGATTACTTTGAACAAGCTCGGCATTTCAGCACAATGATCATGCTGAAGCCCATCGACGACCCTCACGTCGATTTGGTTGCAACT GTTGCAGGACCGCTCGATCACAAACCCGAGGAGAATATAATTGGAAATGCATTTTTCCGCTGGCAAAG TGATGTTGATGATCCTCACACATTCATGGACCTCTTCGTGTCAAATGCTGATCC GGTTTTGCAGATGAGGGCCTGTGCTTACTACCCTAGATACGGATTGGGAGCGTTTGGAATTTTCCCAATGTTGCTGAAAAAAAG AATAACTTCTGAAGACTTTGGTGTTATGGGATTGAGATATGGCTCATCAAACTTGTCAGTTGGCGCCACTGTCATGCCCTTCTCCT TGAAAGATGATTGTCCAAGAAGGGCATGGTTGGTGAGCAAGATGGGAAGACTAACAGCTGGGGTGCAGTATGAGCCTGAAT ATGGGAGTAAAGATACTCAAAAGTacaaaaatttaaagaattggAGTGCTGCAATTGGTTATGGAGTGGGATCAAGCAGTCCTTTGAGTCCATCATTCAATTTTGGTCTCGAGCTGTCAAGAAGTTCTCag TTCATTGCCTCATTCTATCAACATGTGGTGGTCCAAAGACGG GTGAAAAACCCCCTcgaagaaaatgaagtggttggAATTACAAATTATATcgattttggctttgaattgCAGACAAG GGTTGATGATATCAAATCATCAAGCGATGTACCAGAATCAAATGATGTACCAGAATCAAGCAATGTACCTAAATCGAGCAATGGACCTAATGCCCCAGATTCTACCTTTCAAGTAGCTGCATCTTGGCAAGCAAATAAGAACTTCATGCTGAAG GGAAAGGTGGGCCCTCTCAGCTCATCGATTGCATTGGCATTTAAATCCTGGTGGAAACCTTCTTTCACATTCAGCGTTTCAG CTACGAGAAATCACGTTGTTGGGGAGACAGGTTATGGTTTTGGCCTTCGCGTGGAGAATCTTAGACAAGCCAG TTATCAAAGAGCCGATCCAAATTTCGTCATGTTGACACCGAATAAGGAGCACCTGGCAGAAGGCATTGTTTGGAAAGTTGGGAAAAGACCGATGCTACAGTCAGATATAAATGCTGGAAATTTCGACGGCATTCCGAAGGAGCTAAGACCCCTGGGGAAAATCTTGTAA